The following proteins come from a genomic window of Streptococcus oralis:
- a CDS encoding alginate lyase family protein produces MKEERRQFFERVDGDQCRDYILSHCSKDYEKVKNSLERLMDNRFMFDSPWDMEPCSTIHQIQPMVWDQVFEDDPEWTYMLNRQEYLLQFMIGYLVEGDEGYIQKCKFFLFDWIEQVREFPPQSLMTRTLDTGIRSFTWLKLLLLILKFDLLEEEELEKILVSLEKQIDFMKSHYRAKYTLSNWGILQTIPILAIYHFFSDKIDLEEAYRFASEELKKQIETQILEDGSQFEQSILYHVEVYKALLDLCILLPDLQDSFQELMEKMATYIQMMTGLDGRTLAFGDSDSTETAEILSLSAVVLNKEDLLNGLDVKVDLVSLLFLGREKVKQLQEFEKRAWQPKFRIFEDSGHVCIKDEHRYLFFKNGPLGSSHSHSDENSFCLQYQGQPIFIDAGRYSYREIDERYLLKSAWSHSTCMVDGKAPERIVGSWEYEYYPHSLFCHHKEREGVHYIEGAYLSAEPDLPYLYRRKILMLAEDVWLLVDDIRCQGQHEALTQFILDKDVTYQDGKINQLKLWSEVDFDLEATIISPKYNEFEKSSKLTKHQFFENQMLDYTIIAHESFEIIRHSVYQTDGHQVENALAFEVKNDETDKLILLLSEDICVGEKLCLIDGTKMRGKCLVYDKINERMIRLQC; encoded by the coding sequence ATGAAAGAAGAAAGAAGACAATTTTTTGAAAGAGTTGATGGGGACCAATGTCGTGACTATATCTTGTCCCACTGTTCAAAAGACTATGAGAAAGTCAAGAATTCCCTTGAACGCTTGATGGACAATCGTTTTATGTTTGATAGTCCTTGGGACATGGAACCTTGTTCAACGATCCATCAAATCCAGCCGATGGTATGGGATCAAGTATTTGAAGATGATCCAGAATGGACTTATATGCTCAATCGACAAGAATATCTCTTGCAGTTTATGATAGGGTATCTGGTAGAAGGAGATGAGGGCTATATTCAAAAGTGCAAGTTCTTTCTATTTGATTGGATTGAGCAGGTGAGAGAGTTTCCTCCTCAATCTTTGATGACTAGAACCTTGGATACGGGCATTCGTTCCTTTACCTGGTTGAAACTACTCTTGCTCATCTTGAAATTTGACTTGCTAGAAGAGGAGGAACTAGAGAAAATTTTGGTCAGTTTAGAAAAGCAGATTGACTTTATGAAAAGCCACTATCGTGCCAAGTACACTCTTAGTAACTGGGGGATTTTACAAACGATTCCGATACTTGCAATCTACCATTTCTTTTCAGATAAGATTGACCTAGAAGAAGCTTACCGTTTTGCTTCAGAGGAGTTGAAAAAGCAAATTGAGACGCAGATTTTAGAGGATGGAAGCCAGTTTGAACAGTCGATTCTCTATCATGTAGAGGTTTATAAAGCCTTGCTAGACTTGTGTATATTGCTTCCAGACTTGCAAGATAGCTTTCAAGAGTTGATGGAAAAGATGGCGACTTACATTCAAATGATGACAGGCTTGGATGGACGGACTTTGGCTTTTGGTGATAGTGATTCTACAGAAACGGCAGAGATTTTGAGCCTGTCTGCTGTGGTTTTGAACAAGGAAGACCTTCTTAACGGTCTGGATGTTAAAGTCGATTTGGTTAGTCTCTTGTTTCTGGGGCGAGAAAAGGTCAAGCAACTGCAGGAATTTGAAAAGAGAGCTTGGCAGCCTAAGTTCAGGATCTTTGAAGACTCTGGGCATGTCTGCATTAAGGATGAACATCGTTATCTATTTTTCAAAAACGGCCCGCTGGGAAGTTCCCATAGCCATAGTGACGAGAATAGTTTTTGCTTACAGTATCAAGGTCAACCGATTTTCATAGATGCGGGGCGTTATTCTTATCGGGAGATAGATGAACGTTATCTCTTAAAGAGTGCCTGGAGTCATTCGACCTGTATGGTAGATGGGAAAGCTCCAGAAAGGATCGTGGGATCCTGGGAATATGAATACTATCCTCACTCCCTATTTTGTCACCACAAAGAAAGAGAGGGAGTGCATTATATTGAGGGGGCTTATTTGTCAGCAGAACCTGATTTGCCTTATCTTTACAGGAGAAAAATTCTCATGTTGGCAGAGGATGTCTGGCTCTTGGTAGATGATATCAGGTGTCAAGGTCAGCATGAGGCGTTGACTCAGTTTATCCTTGACAAGGATGTGACCTATCAAGATGGGAAAATCAATCAGTTGAAACTATGGAGTGAAGTTGATTTTGATTTGGAAGCTACCATTATTTCTCCTAAATACAATGAGTTTGAAAAAAGTAGCAAACTCACCAAACACCAATTCTTTGAGAATCAGATGCTGGATTATACCATCATTGCGCATGAGAGTTTTGAAATCATCCGTCATTCTGTTTACCAGACAGATGGTCATCAAGTAGAAAATGCTCTGGCCTTTGAAGTGAAAAATGACGAAACAGACAAGCTGATTCTGTTGTTAAGCGAGGATATTTGTGTAGGTGAAAAATTATGCCTCATTGACGGAACAAAAATGCGTGGGAAATGTCTAGTATATGATAAAATAAATGAGAGAATGATTCGCTTGCAGTGCTAG
- a CDS encoding LacI family DNA-binding transcriptional regulator, whose protein sequence is MEKKLTIKDIAEMAQTSKTTVSFYLNGKYEKMSRETREKIEKVIHETNYKPSIVARSLNSKRTKLIGVLIGDITNSFSNQIVKGIEDIASQNGYQVMIGNSNYSQESEDRYIESMLLLGVDGFIIQPTSNFRKYSRIIDEKKKKMVFFDSQLYEHRTSWVKTNNYDAVYDMTQSCIEKGYEHFLLITADTSRLSTRIERASGFVDALTDANMRHASLTIEDKHTNLEQIKEFLQKEINPDEKTLVFVPNCWALPLVFTVIKELNYNLPQVGLIGFDNTEWTCFSSPSVSTLVQPAFEEGQQATKILIDQIEGRNQEERQQVLDCSVSWKESTF, encoded by the coding sequence TTGGAGAAGAAACTGACCATAAAAGACATTGCAGAAATGGCTCAGACCTCGAAAACAACCGTGTCATTTTACCTAAACGGGAAATATGAAAAAATGTCCCGAGAGACACGTGAAAAGATTGAAAAAGTTATTCATGAAACAAATTACAAACCGAGCATTGTTGCGCGTAGCTTAAACTCCAAACGAACAAAATTAATTGGTGTTTTGATCGGTGATATTACCAACAGTTTCTCGAACCAAATTGTTAAGGGAATTGAGGATATCGCCAGCCAGAATGGCTACCAGGTAATGATAGGAAATAGTAATTACAGCCAAGAGAGTGAGGACCGGTATATTGAAAGCATGCTTCTCTTGGGAGTAGACGGCTTTATTATTCAGCCGACCTCTAATTTCCGAAAATATTCTCGTATCATCGATGAGAAAAAGAAGAAAATGGTCTTTTTTGATAGTCAGCTCTATGAACACCGGACTAGCTGGGTCAAAACCAATAACTATGATGCCGTTTATGACATGACCCAGTCCTGTATCGAAAAAGGTTATGAGCATTTTCTCTTGATTACAGCGGATACGAGTCGCTTGAGTACTCGGATTGAGCGGGCAAGTGGTTTTGTGGATGCTTTAACAGATGCTAATATGCGCCACGCCAGTCTAACCATTGAAGATAAGCATACGAATTTGGAACAAATTAAGGAATTTTTACAAAAAGAAATCAATCCCGATGAAAAAACTCTGGTATTTGTTCCTAACTGTTGGGCCCTTCCTCTAGTCTTTACCGTTATCAAAGAGTTGAATTATAACTTGCCACAAGTTGGGTTGATTGGTTTTGACAATACGGAGTGGACTTGCTTTTCTTCTCCAAGTGTTTCGACGCTGGTTCAGCCCGCCTTTGAAGAAGGACAACAGGCTACAAAGATTTTGATTGACCAGATTGAAGGTCGCAATCAAGAAGAAAGGCAACAAGTCTTGGATTGTAGTGTGAGTTGGAAAGAGTCGACTTTCTAA